A portion of the Melanotaenia boesemani isolate fMelBoe1 chromosome 2, fMelBoe1.pri, whole genome shotgun sequence genome contains these proteins:
- the si:dkey-204f11.64 gene encoding guanine nucleotide-binding protein G(I)/G(S)/G(O) subunit gamma-5, producing MSNNSAANSSLVMAQKAVKQLRLEASVRRIKVSQAAAELKTFCLQNAHKDPLLTGVPSSDNPFRPPKSCVLL from the exons ATGTCAAACAACAGCGCCGCCAACAGCAGCCTGGTCATGGCCCAGAAGGCGGTGAAGCAGCTCCGTCTGGAGGCCAGTGTCCGCCGGATCAAG GTTTCTCAGGCTGCTGCAGAACTGAAGACCTTCTGTTTGCAAAACGCTCACAAGGACCCTCTCCTGACTGGCGTGCCTTCCAGTGATAACCCCTTCAGGCCTCCTAAGTCATGTGTCCTCCTCTGA